One Turneriella parva DSM 21527 genomic region harbors:
- a CDS encoding methylated-DNA--[protein]-cysteine S-methyltransferase — MQDNHYETMARIIEYADSVYPKVPETVELRAASGLSDFYFDRLFSHYVGVPPKRYLQFLRREYALTVLESSRDLVEAAFHLGLSGTGRLHDLLVTTEAVTPGEWRSAGAGLEIRHGIQDTRFGKVFIAETDRGICELQFLQNGPIAALVSNLRRRFPAARLREVETPNADIAAYLDHGGQKPDLYLCGTNFQLKVWQALLLVPESTLVTYDQLATAAGSPRGVRAAASAVAKNPIACLIPCHRVIRKTGAFNQYRWGATRKKMLIAHEAARSGLLMGQ; from the coding sequence ATGCAAGACAACCACTATGAAACCATGGCGCGCATCATTGAATACGCTGACTCGGTCTACCCGAAGGTTCCCGAAACCGTCGAGCTGCGCGCAGCCTCAGGTTTGTCGGATTTCTACTTCGATCGCCTGTTTTCACACTATGTTGGCGTGCCGCCGAAGCGTTATCTGCAATTCTTGCGCCGGGAATATGCCTTGACCGTGCTCGAATCGAGCCGCGATCTTGTCGAGGCAGCCTTTCACCTCGGGCTCAGCGGCACCGGCAGACTGCACGATCTTTTGGTGACCACAGAAGCGGTGACGCCCGGCGAATGGCGTTCAGCCGGTGCAGGCCTTGAAATCCGCCATGGCATTCAAGATACGCGGTTTGGCAAAGTCTTCATCGCCGAAACCGACCGCGGCATCTGCGAGCTGCAGTTTCTGCAAAATGGCCCAATCGCGGCGCTGGTGTCGAATCTGCGGCGCAGGTTTCCGGCGGCGCGGCTACGGGAGGTTGAAACGCCAAACGCCGACATCGCGGCATACCTCGATCACGGTGGCCAGAAACCCGATTTGTATCTTTGCGGCACAAATTTTCAGCTGAAGGTGTGGCAGGCGTTGCTGCTCGTACCCGAGTCGACTCTCGTCACCTATGACCAGCTCGCTACCGCTGCCGGTTCGCCGCGGGGTGTGCGCGCGGCGGCTTCTGCAGTTGCGAAAAATCCGATTGCGTGCCTTATACCCTGCCACCGGGTCATTCGCAAGACAGGTGCCTTCAACCAATATCGGTGGGGCGCGACGCGCAAGAAAATGCTGATTGCGCACGAGGCGGCGCGCTCAGGCCTGCTCATGGGCCAGTAG
- the gyrA gene encoding DNA gyrase subunit A, with protein sequence MAKGKGKGKGEQDEKLPTTVAKEIIPVEIEDQMKKSYLAYAMSVIVGRALPDVRDGLKPVHRRILHAMNERAWRQDRAYVKSAKIVGEVIGNYHPHGDSAVYDTMVRMAQPFSLRQVLIDGQGNFGSVDGDPAAAYRYTEARLTGMAEELLRDIDKETVNFNDNFDGTRREPQVLPAAWPNLLVNGSSGIAVGMATKIPPHNLKEVVSALELLIDNPDVSIKELMKKVPAPDFPTGGIIIGKDGLKSAYTTGRGSIKIRAVANIEENSRGREAIIVTEIPYEVRKNDLLARIADLVNSKKIEGISEIRDESDRTGMRIVFELRKEAQANIVLNQLYQHTALQINYGIIFLALVNQEPKLLNLKQMLQHYLTHRREVIERRTKYDLRKAEERAHILEGLKIALDFIDEVIKIIRKSETVDIARSSLMKRFKLSEIQSNAILEMRLQKLTSLESKKILEELNEIKKLIGELKAILKSESKMLGIIKSELGVVTQKHGIDRASEVSLVDADSLKMDTEDLIQNENEVITISEGGYIRRMPLDTFKRQHRGGKGVISGGKKEDALKHVHFCQSLDYLLFFSTRGKVFYMKAYEVPEATKDARGKHIKGFLSLGADEVVTVIRSVTDFSEKKYLLMLTRLGIIKKLELSQISNAKKGGVMAMQFKASEKDYLVDVAIVDDKDDIFMATAEGAGLRTNLGKMRPQGRAASGIIGMTLEGQDYMSGLDVVRGNKSFLLVVSESGYGKRVKYDEFGSKGRGGKGMAFFKSTDKTGKAVAIRTVTEDAEVIVTTLSGMVLRSEVKQIALQGRTASGVRVVDITAGDKVADMTVYIPETTTK encoded by the coding sequence ATGGCGAAGGGCAAGGGTAAAGGCAAAGGCGAGCAAGACGAAAAATTGCCTACCACGGTTGCAAAAGAGATTATTCCGGTCGAGATCGAAGACCAGATGAAAAAGTCGTACCTGGCGTACGCGATGAGCGTCATTGTCGGGCGCGCTCTGCCCGACGTGCGCGACGGTCTAAAACCCGTACACCGCCGCATTCTGCACGCGATGAACGAGCGTGCATGGCGGCAAGACAGGGCCTACGTCAAGTCAGCCAAGATTGTGGGTGAGGTAATCGGTAACTACCACCCGCATGGCGATTCAGCAGTTTATGACACCATGGTGCGCATGGCGCAACCATTTTCACTGCGACAGGTTCTGATCGACGGTCAGGGTAACTTCGGCTCGGTCGACGGTGACCCCGCGGCGGCATACCGCTATACAGAGGCCCGCCTCACGGGCATGGCTGAAGAATTGCTGCGCGACATCGACAAAGAGACCGTCAACTTCAACGACAACTTCGACGGCACGCGCCGTGAGCCGCAGGTATTGCCCGCAGCGTGGCCGAATCTTCTCGTCAACGGTTCGTCGGGCATCGCGGTCGGTATGGCGACGAAGATACCTCCGCATAATCTTAAAGAAGTCGTTTCAGCGCTCGAGCTGCTTATCGACAACCCCGACGTGAGCATCAAAGAGCTGATGAAAAAGGTACCGGCGCCTGACTTTCCGACCGGGGGTATCATCATCGGCAAAGACGGCCTGAAATCGGCGTACACCACAGGGCGCGGCTCGATTAAAATTCGTGCCGTCGCAAATATCGAAGAAAACTCGCGCGGGCGCGAGGCCATCATTGTCACTGAAATACCCTATGAAGTGCGTAAAAACGACTTGCTCGCGCGCATCGCCGATCTGGTGAACAGCAAGAAGATCGAAGGCATTTCAGAGATTCGTGACGAATCTGACCGCACTGGCATGCGCATCGTGTTCGAACTGCGCAAAGAGGCGCAGGCGAATATTGTTCTGAACCAGCTGTACCAGCATACCGCGCTGCAGATCAACTACGGCATTATCTTTCTCGCGCTCGTCAATCAAGAGCCGAAGCTTTTGAATCTCAAACAGATGCTGCAGCACTACCTGACGCACCGCCGCGAGGTGATCGAACGCAGAACCAAGTATGACCTCAGAAAGGCCGAAGAGCGCGCTCATATTCTCGAGGGCCTCAAGATCGCGCTCGACTTTATCGACGAAGTCATCAAGATCATTCGCAAGAGTGAAACAGTCGATATCGCGCGCTCGTCGCTCATGAAGCGCTTTAAGCTCTCTGAAATACAGTCGAATGCAATTCTCGAGATGAGACTGCAAAAACTGACTTCACTCGAATCGAAAAAGATTCTCGAAGAGTTAAACGAGATCAAAAAGCTGATCGGCGAGCTCAAGGCGATTCTCAAATCAGAGAGCAAAATGCTCGGTATTATCAAGAGCGAACTCGGCGTCGTGACGCAAAAACACGGCATCGATAGGGCATCTGAAGTCTCGCTCGTCGACGCCGATTCACTTAAAATGGACACCGAAGATCTCATTCAGAATGAGAACGAAGTGATTACCATCTCTGAGGGTGGTTACATTCGCCGCATGCCGCTCGACACCTTCAAGCGCCAGCACCGCGGTGGCAAGGGCGTGATTTCGGGCGGTAAAAAAGAAGATGCACTAAAGCATGTTCATTTCTGCCAGAGCCTCGATTATCTGCTGTTCTTCTCAACGCGCGGCAAAGTCTTCTACATGAAGGCGTATGAAGTGCCCGAAGCGACCAAAGACGCGCGAGGCAAGCACATCAAGGGCTTTCTCAGCCTGGGTGCCGACGAGGTTGTCACGGTCATTCGTTCGGTCACCGACTTCAGCGAAAAGAAATACCTGCTCATGCTGACCCGGCTCGGCATCATCAAGAAACTCGAACTTAGCCAGATCTCGAACGCCAAAAAGGGTGGAGTGATGGCGATGCAGTTTAAGGCGTCTGAAAAGGACTATCTGGTCGATGTTGCGATTGTTGACGACAAAGACGATATCTTTATGGCCACTGCTGAAGGGGCGGGCCTGAGAACCAATCTCGGCAAGATGCGCCCACAGGGCCGCGCCGCCTCGGGTATCATCGGCATGACGCTCGAAGGCCAGGACTACATGAGCGGACTCGATGTTGTGAGAGGCAATAAGTCATTCTTGCTGGTCGTCAGCGAAAGTGGTTATGGCAAACGCGTGAAATATGACGAGTTTGGTTCAAAAGGGCGTGGCGGCAAAGGCATGGCGTTCTTCAAATCGACAGACAAAACGGGTAAAGCTGTCGCGATTCGCACTGTAACCGAAGACGCAGAAGTCATAGTCACAACTCTCTCTGGCATGGTGCTGCGCAGCGAAGTGAAACAAATTGCGCTGCAGGGACGAACGGCTTCGGGTGTGCGTGTCGTCGATATCACAGCGGGCGATAAAGTTGCAGACATGACTGTCTATATACCCGAGACCACAACCAAATGA
- a CDS encoding fructosamine kinase family protein, giving the protein MHAASRAAIEKITGPWLKVSELKGGSIASISRIDAVNGPYVLKQHKTPPDGFFASERACLETLKSAGVPTPEIITAGEDFLLMSYIAPGEVAEAAAGEALAHLHNTRSPQCGFQQDTYLATFLQPNAPASAWADFYLDHRLAPMLGRLDLESAELNLWRDFGKTVRPHLGKVNEFSLLHGDLWPGNLLYGETGPVFIDPACYFGDGLVDIAMSRLFGGLGEAFYASYFSLLPPREDSELLQQVYQVYPLLTHAVLFGSAYYAQAQSIRDDFLVSRGP; this is encoded by the coding sequence ATGCACGCTGCCAGCCGCGCCGCAATCGAAAAAATTACCGGCCCATGGCTGAAGGTTTCAGAACTTAAGGGCGGCAGCATCGCCTCTATTTCGCGCATTGACGCTGTAAATGGCCCTTATGTGCTCAAGCAACACAAGACGCCGCCAGATGGTTTTTTCGCCTCAGAAAGAGCGTGCCTCGAAACACTGAAATCTGCCGGCGTGCCTACACCCGAAATCATAACCGCAGGCGAAGATTTTCTGCTCATGAGCTATATCGCGCCGGGTGAAGTCGCTGAGGCAGCGGCTGGCGAAGCGCTCGCGCACCTGCACAACACCCGCAGCCCACAATGCGGATTTCAACAAGACACGTATCTGGCAACCTTCTTGCAGCCCAACGCACCCGCGTCTGCGTGGGCTGATTTCTATCTTGACCATAGGCTTGCCCCGATGCTCGGTAGGCTCGATCTTGAGAGCGCAGAGCTGAATCTCTGGCGCGATTTTGGCAAAACGGTGCGCCCGCATCTCGGTAAGGTGAACGAATTTTCGCTGCTTCACGGCGATCTGTGGCCGGGCAATCTGCTCTACGGCGAGACGGGGCCGGTCTTTATCGACCCGGCATGTTATTTTGGCGACGGCCTCGTCGACATTGCGATGTCGCGGCTCTTTGGCGGGTTGGGTGAGGCGTTCTATGCAAGCTATTTCTCGCTCTTGCCGCCGCGTGAAGATTCAGAGCTATTGCAGCAGGTTTATCAGGTTTACCCACTGCTGACACATGCCGTGCTGTTCGGCAGCGCTTATTATGCACAGGCGCAGTCGATTCGCGATGATTTTCTTGTCAGCCGTGGCCCGTGA
- a CDS encoding glycerophosphodiester phosphodiesterase — translation MIFAGAAALAATIYLAFRSYRHQPRSFASYFTDFKPMVATHRGHGKMGAVAENTLAAFKASEKLGFRAHELDVRMSRDKKIVLLHGPTLAHTTNGKGRVEERSYHEIARLNAAHYLNPAGTSRKNQQAHEPVPLLSEVLRNIQKTSFVNVEIKRDRFDFNTKLEPLVDQVVNETGAAPRVCYSGFHFLTLWHMKNTGTRCPVGLLIEPGIFARFKCWLYRHVLLPDNIHLHHSTATASLLQALKRRGYGIAIWTVNDAARARELFAQGADMVITDNMSFIEDFAAEHRAKKSKKPTAKKRRRK, via the coding sequence ATGATTTTCGCCGGTGCGGCGGCCCTTGCCGCCACGATTTATCTCGCCTTCAGGTCTTACCGCCACCAGCCCAGGAGTTTCGCAAGTTACTTTACTGATTTCAAGCCGATGGTCGCCACGCACCGGGGTCATGGCAAAATGGGCGCCGTCGCCGAGAACACGCTGGCGGCGTTCAAAGCCTCAGAAAAGCTCGGGTTTCGCGCGCACGAACTCGATGTGCGCATGAGCCGCGACAAGAAGATCGTGCTGCTGCACGGCCCCACACTCGCACACACGACAAATGGCAAAGGCCGCGTCGAAGAGCGCAGCTACCACGAAATCGCCAGGTTGAATGCAGCGCATTATCTGAATCCGGCGGGTACTTCAAGAAAAAATCAGCAGGCGCATGAGCCGGTACCCCTGCTCTCTGAAGTGCTGCGCAATATTCAGAAAACTTCGTTCGTCAACGTTGAAATCAAGCGCGACCGGTTCGATTTTAATACGAAGCTCGAGCCGCTGGTCGATCAGGTCGTCAACGAAACGGGTGCGGCGCCGCGCGTCTGCTATTCAGGCTTTCACTTTCTCACGCTTTGGCATATGAAAAATACCGGCACGCGATGCCCGGTCGGATTGCTCATCGAACCGGGTATTTTCGCCCGCTTCAAGTGCTGGCTCTATCGTCACGTTCTATTGCCCGACAACATTCACCTGCACCACTCCACGGCAACGGCGAGCCTGTTGCAGGCACTGAAGCGCCGCGGTTATGGCATCGCCATCTGGACAGTCAACGATGCCGCGCGGGCGCGCGAACTCTTTGCCCAGGGCGCCGATATGGTCATTACTGACAATATGAGTTTTATAGAAGATTTCGCCGCCGAACACCGGGCAAAAAAAAGCAAAAAGCCAACGGCGAAGAAACGCCGGCGAAAGTAG
- a CDS encoding phosphoglucose isomerase (PGI) encodes MSHEVRFSANKFWMNWQSMGRAQELDALMHAGFRKWPAAFSTDYMKTSELAPLEKWAAELRQLDAQTLIVIGIGGSSLGGIALKALIDAHSDRLIFWEGPHPSKMQKIAQIAEQKQTAVLVVSKSGTTLETRANLSLFRQFFPGVPEYFVTSEPAAIKDLGANSKNTFLIPKDLGGRFSIVSPVGMMPAMFVDYNVKAFLTAFDEANAEWEISIPVAENVAKQTAIHFYNLFAARFTGVAFWVYAADLVDWGRWLVQLWAESLGKKPHIAALPMIVQGPEDQHSLLQYFMEASNRHLHCFVHTQSYGSRDSLISSEIRGDFADKSMSQILNAQMKSIESALSAKERPVAEYMLSDLSETEMARWFCFWMHVVSYLGYLWEINPFDQPGVEAGKIICKKLLRGENVEEAVQPVFDLR; translated from the coding sequence ATGTCGCATGAGGTTCGCTTTTCCGCCAACAAATTCTGGATGAACTGGCAGTCAATGGGTCGGGCGCAAGAACTCGACGCGCTGATGCACGCCGGTTTTAGAAAATGGCCGGCCGCTTTTTCTACAGACTACATGAAGACCAGCGAACTGGCACCGCTCGAGAAATGGGCGGCAGAACTGAGGCAGCTCGACGCACAAACCCTTATCGTCATCGGCATCGGTGGCTCATCTCTCGGCGGCATCGCGCTCAAGGCGCTGATCGACGCACACAGCGACCGCCTGATTTTCTGGGAGGGCCCGCACCCGTCAAAGATGCAGAAAATTGCGCAGATTGCCGAGCAGAAACAAACGGCAGTTCTGGTGGTGTCGAAGTCGGGCACAACTCTTGAAACCCGGGCAAATCTGTCGCTCTTTCGCCAGTTTTTTCCCGGTGTGCCCGAATATTTCGTGACGAGCGAACCGGCGGCGATCAAAGATTTGGGAGCAAACTCAAAAAATACCTTCTTAATACCCAAAGATCTCGGCGGCCGCTTCAGCATCGTCTCTCCCGTCGGTATGATGCCGGCGATGTTCGTCGATTACAACGTGAAGGCTTTTCTCACCGCATTCGATGAGGCCAACGCTGAATGGGAGATTTCGATTCCCGTGGCCGAAAATGTCGCCAAACAAACGGCAATCCACTTTTATAATCTTTTCGCCGCGCGCTTCACCGGCGTCGCGTTTTGGGTTTATGCCGCCGACCTCGTCGACTGGGGCCGCTGGCTCGTGCAGCTCTGGGCCGAATCGCTCGGCAAAAAACCCCACATCGCCGCGCTGCCCATGATCGTGCAGGGCCCCGAAGACCAGCACTCGCTGCTGCAATATTTTATGGAGGCTTCAAACCGCCACCTGCACTGCTTCGTACACACGCAGAGTTACGGGTCACGCGACAGCCTCATCAGCTCTGAAATTCGCGGCGACTTCGCCGACAAGTCGATGAGCCAGATTCTGAATGCGCAGATGAAGAGCATTGAATCGGCGCTGTCGGCGAAAGAACGGCCGGTAGCCGAATACATGCTCAGCGATCTTTCTGAAACAGAAATGGCGCGCTGGTTCTGTTTCTGGATGCATGTTGTATCGTATCTCGGCTACCTGTGGGAGATCAATCCGTTCGATCAGCCAGGCGTCGAGGCCGGCAAAATTATCTGCAAGAAGCTGCTGCGCGGCGAGAACGTCGAAGAAGCGGTGCAGCCGGTTTTCGACCTGCGATGA
- a CDS encoding alpha/beta fold hydrolase yields MLRYDRYEGQRDKTVIILHGLFGSAKNFSSVAAALTPYATVYAYDARNHGLSHHTATHNLNELSEDLAEFITEQQIKNPILIGHSLGGLTAMDYIRRRGDTVRALVVLDIAPRTYPLGHEKEIAAQKIMVSAMATRKDIDDVMQKVLPDRVVRQFLQMNIGRDETGQFVWQNNIAAIEDSKSRTVFPPYENPLFRGPVLSIRGLRSDYVTNEDIVRMRAAFPLLESHDLPDAAHWLHHTHRDEVTRLISAFVQRV; encoded by the coding sequence ATGCTGCGATACGATCGTTACGAAGGGCAGAGGGACAAAACAGTGATTATTCTGCACGGACTCTTTGGTTCGGCAAAAAACTTCTCTTCAGTCGCCGCCGCGCTGACGCCGTATGCTACTGTTTATGCATACGACGCGCGTAACCATGGGCTTTCGCACCACACGGCGACGCATAACCTGAACGAGCTCAGCGAAGATCTTGCTGAGTTTATCACCGAGCAGCAGATTAAAAATCCTATTCTGATCGGCCATTCGCTGGGCGGCCTCACCGCGATGGATTACATAAGGCGAAGGGGAGACACCGTCAGGGCGCTTGTCGTGCTCGATATCGCGCCGCGAACCTACCCGCTGGGGCATGAAAAAGAAATTGCCGCACAGAAAATCATGGTGAGCGCCATGGCGACGCGCAAAGATATCGACGATGTGATGCAGAAGGTTCTGCCTGACAGAGTGGTGCGTCAATTCTTGCAGATGAACATCGGCCGCGATGAAACCGGCCAGTTCGTTTGGCAGAACAACATTGCTGCGATCGAAGATTCGAAATCGCGCACGGTGTTTCCGCCTTATGAAAATCCGCTCTTTCGTGGCCCCGTGCTGTCGATTCGCGGCCTCAGGTCAGACTACGTCACCAATGAGGATATAGTCCGAATGCGCGCCGCCTTTCCGCTGCTCGAGTCACACGATTTACCCGATGCGGCGCACTGGCTGCACCACACCCACCGTGACGAGGTCACCAGGCTGATCTCGGCGTTTGTGCAGCGGGTCTGA
- a CDS encoding BamA/OMP85 family outer membrane protein has product MAFAVATHNYIHAQAERYIGKKIRKIEFKGNINVSRDTIYNDIIQMKEGQTLTVPLLNGDIKALFGEGSFAYARVEGEDLNDGVALTFYVQERPRVKDISFLGLDELSATDVQQAIPLKEDDIFTDRKVSDSIQRILAKYREKGLFNASVRVRKSDVDDKKNTINITFVVDEGENIKIAKINLLGVTKADPEDVLSVLELEEDGFIADGTFKSDTFEKDKNSILDFYKNQGFLDVELEDARYDYRWKNPKTQEERVIVITYKVKEGDQYFYNGYDIAWDERFLNPTTKKQLFSRDKVEEFFEYTTSDVGSVLDNGKFNRDRGIVNYLYSQEGYIYARVQPERTVIPLTKEAIEEKRNSVQQKESEQKGGDYYNLKRLSRILESSPELKGKKFVHTKFVIAEGDKGFIENIIIKGNKKTLDKVIRRELIIHEGELFNSELVQRSRERVHNLQFFKEVNVDARPGSSEGKMNLVIDVEEQPTGTISLGGGYGTNTGFSIFTEVAENNLNGTGQRISGRVEFGPLRTALEASWTEPWLFDTPWSLTLTGFYVRRRVLSGSISIAPNDESATYNLDTVGTTIGIGHRLFINWGHYHRYSPQLSVANSASSMVDDNVFLLVQRGWQVKNTITNGIFYDNRDNIFNTTRGTRFEFSHDFVGNILGGQDHFMRYYPQFDFFWWMMDYTFFNLIRKNVLRRWRVVNEVRASATFTQPIKPFWGSQDNAENPYVEIQDRLYLGGYESLRGWTLFDPLYGDTPAGSTWRNGGSHRILFGSEIRVPVEPSLFWLVLFFDAGALYQNQAEYSFSSTTPAATINAYNSAALTQQNFSLNYFRYSWGFGFRLQIPILPLRIYLAKRLLWDQDLGWFKDYPNQSGFEFVFGIGDRRF; this is encoded by the coding sequence GTGGCGTTCGCTGTTGCGACGCACAATTATATTCATGCTCAGGCCGAACGCTACATCGGCAAGAAAATTCGCAAAATAGAGTTCAAGGGCAACATCAATGTTTCCCGCGATACGATCTACAACGATATTATACAGATGAAAGAAGGGCAGACACTCACCGTGCCGCTGTTAAACGGCGACATCAAGGCGCTCTTTGGCGAAGGTTCTTTCGCCTACGCCCGTGTTGAGGGCGAAGACCTGAACGACGGCGTGGCCCTTACCTTTTACGTTCAAGAGCGCCCGCGCGTCAAAGATATCAGCTTTCTTGGCCTCGACGAGCTTTCGGCAACCGACGTACAGCAGGCAATTCCGCTGAAAGAAGATGATATTTTCACCGACCGCAAGGTCTCAGATTCGATACAGCGCATTCTCGCCAAGTACCGCGAGAAGGGGCTTTTCAACGCGAGCGTGCGTGTGCGCAAAAGTGACGTTGATGACAAGAAAAATACCATCAACATCACGTTCGTGGTCGATGAGGGCGAAAATATCAAAATCGCCAAAATCAACCTACTGGGTGTCACCAAAGCCGACCCCGAAGATGTTCTCTCGGTGCTTGAACTCGAAGAAGACGGTTTCATCGCTGACGGCACTTTTAAGAGCGACACCTTCGAAAAAGACAAGAACAGCATTTTGGATTTTTACAAGAATCAGGGTTTTCTCGACGTCGAGCTAGAAGATGCCCGTTACGACTATCGCTGGAAAAATCCCAAAACACAAGAAGAACGGGTCATTGTCATTACATACAAGGTAAAAGAAGGTGACCAGTATTTCTACAATGGCTATGACATCGCGTGGGATGAACGCTTTCTTAACCCAACTACCAAGAAGCAGCTCTTTAGCCGGGACAAAGTCGAAGAGTTCTTTGAATATACGACCAGCGATGTCGGTTCGGTGCTCGATAACGGCAAGTTTAACCGTGACCGCGGTATCGTCAACTACCTGTATTCACAAGAAGGCTACATCTATGCGCGCGTTCAGCCTGAACGTACTGTAATACCGCTGACGAAAGAAGCGATCGAAGAAAAACGCAATTCGGTTCAGCAAAAAGAATCGGAGCAAAAGGGTGGCGATTATTATAACCTAAAGCGACTCTCGCGCATACTGGAAAGCAGCCCAGAGCTCAAAGGCAAAAAATTTGTGCATACGAAGTTCGTCATTGCCGAAGGCGACAAGGGTTTTATCGAAAACATCATCATCAAGGGCAATAAGAAGACTCTCGATAAGGTAATTCGCCGGGAGCTCATCATTCATGAGGGTGAACTTTTCAATTCAGAACTTGTGCAACGTTCACGCGAGCGCGTGCACAACCTGCAATTCTTCAAAGAAGTGAACGTTGACGCGCGGCCGGGTTCGAGCGAAGGCAAGATGAACCTTGTGATCGATGTCGAAGAACAGCCCACCGGCACGATCTCTCTCGGCGGTGGTTATGGAACGAATACCGGTTTTTCTATTTTTACAGAGGTAGCAGAAAACAACCTCAACGGTACCGGACAGCGCATTTCGGGTCGCGTTGAATTTGGTCCATTAAGAACGGCGCTCGAAGCCTCGTGGACCGAGCCCTGGCTCTTCGATACGCCCTGGTCGCTGACTCTGACGGGCTTTTATGTGCGCCGGCGCGTACTTTCAGGCTCGATCAGCATTGCGCCCAATGACGAATCGGCGACGTACAACCTCGATACTGTGGGTACCACAATCGGCATCGGTCACCGTCTCTTCATTAACTGGGGGCACTACCACCGCTATTCGCCGCAGCTTTCGGTCGCGAACAGCGCCTCGAGTATGGTCGACGATAACGTATTTCTTCTCGTTCAGCGGGGCTGGCAGGTCAAGAACACCATTACCAATGGCATCTTCTATGACAACCGCGATAATATCTTTAATACAACACGCGGCACGCGTTTCGAATTCTCGCATGACTTTGTCGGCAATATCCTGGGCGGCCAAGACCACTTCATGCGCTACTATCCGCAGTTTGACTTTTTCTGGTGGATGATGGATTACACCTTCTTTAACCTGATACGCAAGAACGTTCTGCGGCGCTGGCGCGTGGTGAACGAGGTGCGTGCCTCTGCGACTTTCACACAGCCGATTAAACCATTCTGGGGTTCGCAAGATAACGCCGAAAACCCTTATGTCGAAATTCAAGACCGCCTTTACCTCGGTGGTTACGAGAGCTTACGCGGCTGGACACTCTTTGACCCGCTCTATGGCGACACCCCCGCAGGCAGCACCTGGCGTAACGGCGGTTCGCACCGCATTCTGTTCGGCAGCGAGATTCGCGTACCGGTTGAGCCTTCGCTTTTCTGGCTCGTGCTGTTCTTCGATGCGGGTGCGCTCTACCAGAATCAGGCTGAATATAGTTTTAGCTCGACGACTCCGGCGGCGACAATCAATGCGTATAACTCAGCGGCGCTCACGCAGCAGAATTTTTCTCTTAACTACTTTCGTTACAGCTGGGGTTTTGGCTTTCGCTTGCAGATTCCAATTCTGCCGCTGCGAATATATCTCGCCAAACGCCTTCTATGGGATCAAGACCTCGGTTGGTTCAAAGACTACCCGAACCAAAGCGGCTTTGAATTCGTCTTCGGTATCGGCGACCGCCGTTTCTGA
- the serB gene encoding phosphoserine phosphatase SerB produces the protein MESRRLVLIARENLSELLSAVASAVKVDWQPKKEALSGTMCTVGESSFNRVSVPIAAVDAGAEQAIREVMQAHSGANLVAYALKAAHKVSPRLVVFDTDSTFINQEVIDEIAAFAGFKKEVAEITERAMRGELDFNKALAERVLLLKGVSAEVLPEIKRSRLSLSHGASELVESLHARGIFTYLLSGGFSFFTSAFRRDLKLTGDFANELEIVDGRLTGKTLGAIVNRQRKAELLRELATQHGVSIAETVAVGDGANDIDMAVESGMGVAFCAKPALVNAVNAAIFERDLRFVAELAFA, from the coding sequence ATGGAATCTCGCCGCCTCGTTCTTATCGCGCGGGAAAACCTCTCTGAGTTACTTTCGGCAGTAGCCTCGGCCGTAAAAGTCGACTGGCAGCCAAAGAAAGAGGCCCTTTCGGGTACAATGTGTACCGTCGGCGAAAGCAGCTTCAACCGGGTGAGCGTACCGATCGCGGCTGTGGACGCCGGGGCAGAACAGGCGATTCGCGAAGTGATGCAGGCACATTCGGGTGCGAATCTGGTCGCATACGCGCTCAAGGCCGCGCATAAGGTTTCACCACGACTTGTCGTATTCGATACCGATTCAACTTTCATCAACCAGGAAGTCATCGATGAAATCGCCGCCTTCGCCGGTTTTAAGAAAGAAGTAGCCGAAATTACCGAGCGGGCAATGCGCGGCGAACTCGATTTCAATAAGGCTCTGGCAGAACGCGTTTTGCTTCTCAAAGGCGTTTCAGCAGAGGTGTTGCCCGAAATTAAGCGCAGCCGCCTTTCTCTTTCTCACGGTGCATCTGAGCTTGTCGAAAGCCTGCATGCGCGCGGTATTTTCACCTATCTGCTTTCGGGGGGCTTTAGCTTCTTCACCTCAGCATTTCGCCGCGACCTCAAACTCACGGGCGATTTCGCAAATGAACTCGAAATCGTTGACGGCCGCCTCACAGGCAAGACGCTGGGCGCCATTGTGAACCGGCAACGTAAGGCAGAACTACTCAGAGAGCTGGCAACTCAGCACGGTGTATCGATCGCCGAGACTGTTGCAGTCGGCGATGGCGCGAATGATATCGACATGGCGGTCGAAAGCGGCATGGGCGTCGCCTTCTGCGCGAAGCCTGCACTGGTGAATGCCGTCAATGCTGCGATTTTCGAGCGTGACCTGCGTTTTGTGGCCGAGCTTGCATTCGCCTGA